Genomic DNA from Peribacillus simplex NBRC 15720 = DSM 1321:
CTGTTTGTTCCACGTTAAAATCTGCTGCAATAGAACCATTACTTGCTAAAAGATTCACTGTAGAACCGATTAGTGTATTCAGCAATTGTCTAATTGGTCGTTCACGACAATCACATTCGCACCCAATATCAACAGGTGGCAACAAAGTGATAGTAGGTCCTGGTGTTAAAAATCCTACCCCTGTTACATCAGAAATATTTACCTCAAAGGTTGTCGCTCCATTTGTAACAGTAACTAAAGAATCACTCACTTCAATAATAGTGAATAAAAAAAAGAGAGGAGGTACATTTGGTGCGTCTGCAATAGTGCCAAGGATTACTTCTTGCCCAACAAGTTGTTGTAAGACGGACTGAAGTGGAGAAACACAACAGTCACAAAGATTCCCACAAGGTCTTGGAGGAAAGAAATTACAACCTTGTGGCGGTTTTAGTTTTTCTAAACTAGAGTTTAATAATTGATGTTTCCGTAATTTCGTAGTTTCTGGTTTATATTTTGATGAAAAAAATCGATTGTTTGTCATTACAATCACACCTTTCTAATTCAGTATATTTTCAACTTCACTAAACGTCTGTGAACTTACCTATTTAATTTGGTGTTAGAGAAGAAATTCTTATTAAACTTACTGCCCCGATAGTTCAACAAGAAAAATCAACAACATCCTTTAACAGTGCCTTTTATTTAACAACGATTCGCACTCCCCTTCACTCGGCCTATTTACGGGCGCTGGCTGGATGATCGGGGAATATCGCAGGGTATGGGCCCATAAAGACATCTAAGGTCAGTAGGAGCAATATCTCGGAGCTTTGCGCCGACAAACGGAACCTACTGTGCCGATGATAAAGAAGATAATAAAGGCTATCCGTCAAGTTGATCCAGGGGCCCATCCGGATGATTTCTTTGATATAAAGCAAAAAAAAAAACGCCACCCGAAGGCGACGTCTAGTTTCGTTTCTTTAATGTATTTAATGGGGAAAATTTACGATGTTGCTCCTTTACGTCATCAGTGAATAAATTAATGTAAGTCCGGACCATATCGAACGTAGTATGTCCGAGTATCTGTTGTAGTTCAAATATACCCGCGCCATTCTTTACAATCATCTTCGCAAAGGTACGTCGAAAAGTATGCGGGCTCAACCGTACGTCTTTTATGCCCGGCTGCTCACCGTAATCATGTATTCTTGACTGAACCTGACGCTTAGTTAATGGCGTATCGTCCACGGTCACAAACAACGCATTACAGGCAACAATGGATCCGCGAATAGAAATATAACGGCTTAGTGCGTCTTTCATGGTCGGCGATAACGGAAAATACCGCTGCTTGTACCCTTTTGTATTTCGAACAAGCATCGTCGATTCTTCCCATTTTATATCGTTCACCTGCACACCTACGAGCTCGTTAGCCCGTAGGCCAGTCTTTAGGAGTAATAACATATACGTTTAATCCCGCACGCCTGTAAACGTCTTTAAATCTGGCTTGCTGATATGTCGTTAAGTTGCTTCGTCGAGAAAGTGGCGATTATCTCTTTCCTATCGCGTACTAAGCTAAGAGCCTTTACTGGATTCTCCGGAATATAGTCTTTTTATATAAGTAGTTAAACACACGGATCGCTCACGAATATTTCGTATTTCGCCATCCTTTAAAAACAACATCAAGGCATCCTCGAAGTCGAGAAAATCCGACCGACCTCATACTTCCGCGCAGCTTCGATAAATCTTCCGTAGCTAAATCATCATTACGCCTTTTCCGTGCCAATGTTCGCCACTCCAATACGGATAATTACCCGATACAGCGCGTACGACTTTCACCTACGAAATCGTGCGCATACAACGAAAAAACGGCGACCTACCATTACGGTAGATTGCCGTCAAATCGACGTTTATATTAACGTATGTGATACCGGTGGCCGGGGTCGAACCGGCACTCCAGAGGAACACGATTTTGAGTCGTGCGCGTCTGCCAATTCCGCCACACCGGCATGTATGTTGGAGGCGGCAACCGGAATCGAACCGGTGGTAAAGGTTTTGCAGACCTCTGCCTTACCGCTTGGCTATGCCGCCAACGTTTTTGGAGCGAAAGACGGGATTCGAACCCGCGACCCCAACCTTGGCAAGGTTGTATTCTACCACTGAACTACTTTCGCATATGGCTGGGCTAGAAGGGATCGAACCTTCGCATGACGGAATCAAAATCCGTTGCCTTACCGCTTGGCTATAGCCCATTAACGTTGTAATCATTATATCATGTTTTATTAAATGGGGCGACTGATGGGAATCGAACCCACGAATGCCTGAACCACAATCAGGTGCGTTAACCACTTCGCCACAACCGCCATTATAGGATTAAAATTGGCAGGGGTAGTAGGACTCGAACCCACACTGGAGGTTTTGGAGACCTCTGTTCTACCTTTAAACTATACCCCTGTAAGAAAAATGGTGGAGGGGGGCAGATTCGAACTGCCGAACCCGAAGGAGCGGATTTACAGTCCGCCGCGTTTAGCCACTTCGCTACCCCTCCGCATATGGATGAAACATGGTGCCGGCAAGAGGACTTGAACCCCCAACCTACTGATTACAAGTCAGTTGCTCTACCAGTTGAGCTACACCGGCACTACTATGGTGGCTCAGGACGGAATCGAACCGCCGACACAAGGATTTTCAGTCCTTTGCTCTACCGACTGAGCTACTGAGCCAAGCAATAAAAATGGCGGTCCCGACGGGAATCGAACCCGCGATCTCCTGCGTGACAGGCAGGCATGTTAACCGCTACACCACGGGACCATAGATTGCGGGGACAGGATTTGAACCTGCGACCTTCGGGTTATGAGCCCGACGAGCTACCGGACTGCTCCACCCCGCGACGGTAATAATGTTGCTATTATACATCAAGTTTTCGTGTTGAGCGTTTCAATGAGTTGAATAATCAATCCCTTAAGCAGAAACAACCTGATCTTATTGAAAAATGGTGGAGGATGACGGGATCGAACCGCCGACCCTCTGCTTGTAAGGCAGATGCTCTCCCAGCTGAGCTAATCCTCCAATATGTTGTCTAAATGGTGACCCGTACGGGATTCGAACCCGTGTTACCGCCGTGAAAGGGCGGTGTCTTAACCGCTTGACCAACGGGCCAGGTATAAAATGGCGGAGAGCAAGGGATTTGAACCCTTGAGACAGGGTTACCCGTCTACACGATTTCCAATCGTGCTCCTTCGGCCACTCGGACAGCTCTCCAATAATGGCTCCGCAGGTAGGACTCGAACCTACGACCGTTCGGTTAACAGCCGAATGCTCTACCACTGAGCTACTGCGGAACAATATCAGCTTGGCGACGTCCTACTCTCACAGGGGGAAACCCCCAACTACCATCGGCGCTGAAGAGCTTAACTGCCGTGTTCGGAATGGGAACGGGTGTGACCTCTTCGCTATCGTCACCAAACAATGTTAACATTTTTTCAAGACATATATTATTATAACGTCTTTTTGAGAAAATGCAAGAAGAAATTTTCATTCCTTCAAAACTAGATAATAAGAAGGTATTTCATTTTTTTAAAGCGTTGGTTAAGTCCTCGATCTATTAGTATCAGTCAGCTCCACATGTCGCCACGCTTCCACCTCTGACCTATCAACCTGATCATCTTTCAGGGATCTTACTAGCTTGCGCCATGGGAAATCTCATCTTGAGGGGGGCTTCATGCTTAGATGCTTTCAGCACTTATCCCGTCCGCACGTAGCTACCCAGCTATGCCTTTGGCAAGACAACTGGTACACCAGCGGTGCGTCCATCCCGGTCCTCTCGTACTAAGGACAGCTCCTCTCAAATTTCCTGCGCCCGCGACGGATAGGGACCGAACTGTCTCACGACGTTCTGAACCCAGCTCGCGTACCGCTTTAATGGGCGAACAGCCCAACCCTTGGGACCGACTACAGCCCCAGGATGCGATGAGCCGACATCGAGGTGCCAAACCTCCCCGTCGATGTGGACTCTTGGGGGAGATAAGCCTGTTATCCCCGGGGTAGCTTTTATCCGTTGAGCGATGGCCCTTCCATGCGGAACCACCGGATCACTAAGCCCGACTTTCGTCCCTGCTCGACTTGTAGGTCTCGCAGTCAAGCTCCCTTGTGCCTTTACACTCTACGAATGATTTCCAACCATTCTGAGGGAACCTTTGGGCGCCTCCGTTACTCTTTAGGAGGCGACCGCCCCAGTCAAACTGCCCACCTGACACTGTCTCCCACCCCGATAAGGGGCGCGGGTTAGAATTTCAATACAGCCAGGGTAGTATCCCACCAACGCCTCCACCGAAGCTAGCGCTCCGGCTTCTCAGGCTCCTACCTATCCTGTACAAGCTGTACCAAAATTCAATATCAGGCTGCAGTAAAGCTCCACGGGGTCTTTCCGTCCTGTCGCGGGTAACCTGCATCTTCACAGGTACTATAATTTCACCGAGTCTCTCGTTGAGACAGTGCCCAGATCGTTACACCTTTCGTGCGGGTCGGAACTTACCCGACAAGGAATTTCGCTACCTTAGGACCGTTATAGTTACGGCCGCCGTTTACTGGGGCTTCGGTTCAAAGCTTCGCTTGCGCTAACCTCTCCCCTTAACCTTCCAGCACCGGGCAGGTGTCAGCCCCTATACTTCGCCTTGCGGCTTCGCAGAGACCTGTGTTTTTGCTAAACAGTCGCCTGGGCCTATTCACTGCGGCTTTTCTGGGCTATTCACCCTAAAAAGCACCCCTTCTCCCGAAGTTACGGGGTCATTTTGCCGAGTTCCTTAACGAGAGTTCTCTCGCACACCTTAGGATTCTCTCCTCGCCTACCTGTGTCGGTTTGCGGTACGGGCACCTTACATCTCACTAGAGGCTTTTCTTGGCAGCGTGGAATCAGGAACTTCGGTACTATATTTCCCTCGCCATCACAGCTCCGCCTTAATGGAAACGGGATTTGCCTCGTTTCCGGCCTAACTGCTTGGACGCGCATATCCAACAGCGCGCTTACCCTATCCTTCTGCGTCCCCCCATCGTTCAAACGATGTATAGGTGGTACAGGAATATCAACCTGTTGTCCATCGCCTACGCCTTTCGGCCTCGGCTTAGGTCCCGACTAACCCTGAGCGGACGAGCCTTCCTCAGGAAACCTTAGGCATTCGGTGGAAGGGATTCTCACCCTTCTTTCGCTACTCATACCGGCATTCTCACTTCTAAGCGCTCCACCAGTCCTTCCGGTCTGACTTCAACGCCCTTAGAACGCTCTCCTACCATCGACACCATACGGTGTCAATCCACAGCTTCGGTGATACGTTTAGCCCCGGTACATTTTCGGCGCGGAGTCACTCGACCAGTGAGCTATTACGCACTCTTTAAATGGTGGCTGCTTCTGAGCCAACATCCTGGTTGTCTAAGCAACTCCACATCCTTTTCCACTTAACGTATACTTTGGGACCTTAGCTGGTGGTCTGGGCTGTTTCCCTTTCGACTACGGATCTTATCACTCGCAGTCTGACTCCCAAGAATAAGTATTTGGCATTCGGAGTTTGACTGAATTCGGTAACCCGTTGGGGGCCCCTAGTCCAATCAGTGCTCTACCTCCAATACTCTCATCTTGAGGCTAGCCCTAAAGCTATTTCGGAGAGAACCAGCTATCTCCAGGTTCGATTGGAATTTCTCCGCTACCCACACCTCATCCCCGCACTTTTCAACGTGCGTGGGTTCGGGCCTCCATTCAGTGTTACCTGAACTTCACCCTGGACATGGGTAGATCACCTGGTTTCGGGTCTACGACCTCATACTCATTCGCCCTATTCAGACTCGCTTTCGCTGCGGCTCCGTCTTATCAACTTAACCTCGCATGAAATCGTAACTCGCCGGTTCATTCTACAAAAGGCACGCCATTACCCATTAACGGGCTTTGACTACTTGTAGGCACACGGTTTCAGGATCTATTTCACTCCCCTTCCGGGGTGCTTTTCACCTTTCCCTCACGGTACTGGTTCACTATCGGTCACTAGGGAGTATTTAGCCTTGGGAGATGGTCCTCCCTGCTTCCGACGGGATTTCTCGTGTCCCGCCGTACTCAGGATCCACTCAGGAGGGAACGAAGTTTCAACTACAGGGTTTTTACCTTCTTTGACGGACCTTTCCAGATCGCTTCATTTACCCCGTTCCTTTGTAACTCCATGTTGAGTGTCCTACAACCCCAAGAGGCAAGCCTCTTGGTTTGGGCTAATTCCGTTTCGCTCGCCGCTACTCAGGAAATCGCATTTGCTTTCTCTTCCTCCGGGTACTTAGATGTTTCAGTTCCCCGGGTCTGCCTTCAGTACCCTATGTATTCAGGTAAAGATACTGTTCCATTACGAACAGTGGGTTTCCCCATTCGGAAATCTCCGGATCAAAGCTTACTTACAGCTCCCCGAAGCATATCGGTGTTAGTCCCGTCCTTCATCGGCTCCTAGTGCCAAGGCATCCACCGTGCGCCCTTTCTAACTTAACCGTTAAAAAAGATCTTACAGATGCTTTGAAAAAAATTAATTGCCTTCTATCTATTATCTAGTTTTCAAGGAACAAAGCAGAAAGAATCCATCACATCGTGATGCTTGTCTTTCTTATTTGAATGAATTACTCATTCAAAACTGAACAAAACAAAAGCGCTCTCGTAATTATCCTTAGAAAGGAGGTGATCCAGCCGCACCTTCCGATACGGCTACCTTGTTACGACTTCACCCCAATCATCTGTCCCACCTTAGGCGGCTGGCTCCATAAAGGTTACCTCACCGACTTCGGGTGTTACAAACTCTCGTGGTGTGACGGGCGGTGTGTACAA
This window encodes:
- a CDS encoding tyrosine-type recombinase/integrase; its protein translation is MLLLLKTGLRANELVGVQVNDIKWEESTMLVRNTKGYKQRYFPLSPTMKDALSRYISIRGSIVACNALFVTVDDTPLTKRQVQSRIHDYGEQPGIKDVRLSPHTFRRTFAKMIVKNGAGIFELQQILGHTTFDMVRTYINLFTDDVKEQHRKFSPLNTLKKRN